GCGCCACGGATCCCGGTCCTGGCTGGGTCAAAGGTCTCGTTGTCGATGTATTCCTTAGCGACCTTCTCTAGGTCCCTCTCACGCATCTCGATGATCTGCCTTCCGGACAGAGTACCGGTATCGATACCCCTTATCCTCGACATGTACATCTGGGCCCTGACATATGGGATGGCCGGCGCGAAGTATACGGAGTCAGTGAACTGCACGTACCTGATCCTGTCTCCCTTCTTGGCTCCCTCTATCGGGGTGACCAGCTGCCTTATCGGGCAGTCGGGCTCGGTGCCCTCCTCCAGTGGCGGGTGGATCGACTTGTAGTCCTCACCGGGCTTCCTGTGGCCCAATATGCGGACGACGTCATCCATCGCGACATCGCGGAGCTTCTCGAGCTTGTAGTTCGGGTCAATGAACTTGCGCCTGTTCTTCGCAGGCGTAGTGGTTCCTGGGTAGAATTGCCTCTTGTATGCCATGATTTTCACCTCATCTTCTTATAGTCGGTGACAGTCGGCTTGAACTTGTTATATCTCCCCACCTCAAGGCTGAACCCAAAGGGCAGGAGCTCTTTGCAGACCTCCTCGATCTTGGCCATGGCCTCATCGATGTGCTCGACGTCGTCGATCTCAACGAATATGCGTCCGACCATCAACCTTAGGTCAACCTCGGATCCCTTCACCTTGA
This genomic window from Methanomassiliicoccales archaeon contains:
- the mcrG gene encoding coenzyme-B sulfoethylthiotransferase subunit gamma encodes the protein MAYKRQFYPGTTTPAKNRRKFIDPNYKLEKLRDVAMDDVVRILGHRKPGEDYKSIHPPLEEGTEPDCPIRQLVTPIEGAKKGDRIRYVQFTDSVYFAPAIPYVRAQMYMSRIRGIDTGTLSGRQIIEMRERDLEKVAKEYIDNETFDPARTGIRGATVHGHACRLDENGLMFDAWQRYRWNAKKGEVEYVKDQVAIPLDKPISVGKPMDEKWLKAHTTMFRADDVDMRDDPEVMSQNLRIHRLRTLCGFQPFAVKE